One Candidatus Nitrosotenuis cloacae DNA segment encodes these proteins:
- a CDS encoding cupin domain-containing protein, with product MKLEFNTKKYIDDIRSSDGYFHTFINRQNIATGILVLQPGQDDTQTPHDSDEVYYVVRGNGFLKINEKDYRISEGMAYFVQKEVPHKFFGNTDELVVVYFFSGPDS from the coding sequence ATGAAGCTGGAATTTAACACAAAAAAATACATCGACGACATAAGATCGTCTGATGGGTATTTTCACACCTTTATCAACAGGCAAAATATCGCCACCGGTATACTGGTATTGCAGCCGGGACAGGATGACACGCAGACTCCGCATGACTCAGACGAGGTGTACTATGTGGTGAGAGGTAATGGTTTTTTGAAGATAAATGAAAAGGATTACAGGATTTCTGAAGGGATGGCATATTTTGTACAAAAAGAAGTACCACACAAATTTTTTGGTAACACTGACGAACTGGTGGTGGTTTATTTTTTCAGCGGCCCTGATTCGTAA
- the purN gene encoding phosphoribosylglycinamide formyltransferase, producing the protein MINLGILISGRGSNMEVILKAIKRQKIPINAAVVISNNPDAKGLKIAQKMGVKTEVVESKGFSGTRWEYDQKIINVLQKYGVTEKNGLVCLAGFMRIISSEFIKKYRNRILNIHPAILPAFPGLHSQKQAVDYGVKFSGCTVHFVDDGVDTGPIILQAVVPVSDTDTEETLSKKILAKEHKIYPEAVRLFAEGRIRIMGRKTTITNQGR; encoded by the coding sequence TTGATCAATTTGGGGATCTTAATTTCAGGTCGCGGAAGTAACATGGAAGTAATTCTAAAGGCGATCAAAAGGCAAAAGATCCCAATAAACGCAGCAGTTGTAATATCCAACAACCCCGATGCCAAGGGACTCAAGATAGCTCAGAAGATGGGAGTAAAGACCGAGGTTGTAGAAAGCAAGGGGTTTTCCGGGACCAGGTGGGAATACGACCAGAAAATAATCAATGTGCTCCAAAAGTACGGGGTCACCGAAAAAAATGGCCTTGTGTGCCTTGCAGGATTCATGAGGATAATCAGCTCAGAGTTTATCAAAAAATACAGAAACCGCATACTGAACATACATCCGGCAATACTACCGGCATTTCCGGGCTTACACTCACAAAAACAGGCAGTTGATTATGGAGTAAAGTTCTCAGGGTGCACTGTGCACTTTGTGGACGATGGAGTAGACACAGGCCCGATCATATTGCAGGCAGTGGTTCCAGTAAGCGATACAGACACTGAAGAAACGCTCTCAAAGAAGATCCTTGCCAAAGAACACAAAATCTACCCAGAGGCAGTAAGGCTGTTTGCAGAGGGAAGAATCAGAATCATGGGCAGAAAAACCACAATTACGAATCAGGGCCGCTGA